ATCCCTAACCCTTTCCTCACCGAACTCGGCCAAGAGGCCCTTCGTGACGCCGAATATGCCGCCGAAGACGCCCACGTCCTCGCCCATTATGAAGACGCGCTCATCCCTCGCCATCTCCTCCCTAAGGGCCTCGCGGATCGCCTCGGCGTAGGTTATCTCCCTCAACTCCCCAAACCCCCATCAGGCGTATACGTCCTCGAGGGCGCTTTCGAGCGGCGGGAGCGGGCTCGCCATCGCATATTCAACCGCCTCCTCGATCGCCCTCACGACCTCCTCCTCGATCCCCTTCGCGAGATCCTCGTTTAAAATGCCCATATGCATCAGCTTGACCTTGAAGCCCTCTATGGGGCACCTCGCAGCCCATAGCTCCATCTCCTCCCTGCTCCTATAGGTCGTTCCCCTCCCCGGATCGCCCTCGTGATGGCCCCTGAAGCGATAGGTCTTGCATTCCAATAGGCTCGGCCCATCGCCCCTCCTGGCCCTTGAAACGGCCCTTTTCGCGGCCTCGTATACGGCCAAAACATCTTGGCCATCCACGACCTCGCCCGGCATCCCATAGGCCGATGCCCTATCGGCTATGTTTGCGACGGACGTCGACTTCTTGGTTGGCGTTGAGATCGCGTACATATTATGCTCGCAAACGAAGACCACCGGCAACTTCCATATTGAGGCGAAGTTCAGGCCCTCGTGGAAAGAGCCGCCGTTTGAGGCCCCATCCCCGAAGAAGCATAGGACCACCCTATCCTGCTTCATCATTTTGATGCCCAAGGCGGCCCCGGCGGCTATGGGTATGTTGGAGCCAACTATCCCGTTGGCCCCAAGGATTCCCCTGTCGAAATCGCATATATGCATCGAGCCCCCCTTCCCCTTGCAATAGCCCGTGTATCGCCCGAGCAGCTCCGCCATCATGGGCTTGAGGTCGCAGCCCTTGGCTATGCAATGGCCGTGGCCCCTATGGGTGCTGGTTATAAG
This Candidatus Bathyarchaeia archaeon DNA region includes the following protein-coding sequences:
- a CDS encoding thiamine pyrophosphate-dependent dehydrogenase E1 component subunit alpha, whose protein sequence is MDLERDKLLEMYRKMLTIRRFEEKVAELNARGVFPGLAHLYVGEEAVAVGACSALRADDLITSTHRGHGHCIAKGCDLKPMMAELLGRYTGYCKGKGGSMHICDFDRGILGANGIVGSNIPIAAGAALGIKMMKQDRVVLCFFGDGASNGGSFHEGLNFASIWKLPVVFVCEHNMYAISTPTKKSTSVANIADRASAYGMPGEVVDGQDVLAVYEAAKRAVSRARRGDGPSLLECKTYRFRGHHEGDPGRGTTYRSREEMELWAARCPIEGFKVKLMHMGILNEDLAKGIEEEVVRAIEEAVEYAMASPLPPLESALEDVYA